In Streptomyces sp. P3, one DNA window encodes the following:
- a CDS encoding RNA polymerase sigma factor SigF: protein MPNRTNAKRHPHDDAPDTADAFRELAALPAGPRRDALRARIVEAWLPMADRIAGRFRNRGENQEDLRQVAALGLVKAVDRYDPARGNAFESYAVPTVTGEIKRHFRDHMWTLHVPRRVQDLRNRVRIAGQELSQTVSGRRPTVAEIAERAQLSEEDVRTGLEALESFSALSLDAELPGSEDGYSLSDALGAVDPALATVVDREAVRPRLAALPERERAILYMRFFGDMTQSRIAEQLGISQMHVSRLISRCCDRLREQVLQESLQ from the coding sequence ATGCCGAACCGAACGAACGCCAAGCGCCACCCGCACGACGACGCCCCCGACACCGCCGACGCCTTCCGTGAACTTGCCGCCCTGCCCGCAGGGCCCCGGCGCGACGCCCTGCGGGCCCGGATCGTCGAGGCCTGGCTGCCCATGGCCGACCGCATCGCCGGACGGTTCCGCAACCGCGGCGAGAACCAGGAGGACCTGCGCCAGGTCGCCGCTCTCGGCCTGGTCAAGGCCGTCGACCGTTACGACCCCGCGCGCGGCAACGCCTTCGAGAGCTACGCCGTGCCCACCGTCACCGGCGAGATCAAGCGACACTTCCGCGACCACATGTGGACCCTGCACGTGCCGCGCCGGGTCCAGGACCTGCGCAACCGGGTGCGCATCGCCGGCCAGGAGCTGTCCCAGACCGTCTCCGGACGCCGTCCCACCGTCGCCGAGATCGCCGAGCGCGCGCAGCTCAGCGAGGAGGACGTCCGCACCGGTCTGGAGGCGCTCGAGAGCTTCTCCGCGCTGTCCCTGGACGCGGAACTGCCCGGCAGCGAGGACGGGTACTCCCTGAGTGACGCGCTGGGCGCGGTGGACCCGGCGCTGGCCACCGTCGTCGACCGGGAGGCGGTCAGACCCCGGCTGGCCGCCCTGCCCGAGCGGGAGCGGGCGATCCTCTACATGAGGTTCTTCGGGGACATGACGCAGAGCCGGATCGCGGAGCAGTTGGGCATCTCGCAGATGCACGTCTCCCGCCTCATCAGCCGGTGCT